A stretch of DNA from Maridesulfovibrio sp.:
TTTCAATCTACCGGTCAGTCCGCTGATGGTTGGCAAGGGTAATCCGGCTGTTTCAGGGGTTAATTTCAATGTTTTTCTTCTTGCCGATGATATTGTCGAGGCTGCAGAAGCAATGCTTCAGCAGGGGTATCATCTGGAAAATATTGATGCCGTGGATGTGACGGAAGGTCTTCTGGTCACTTATCATTATGCCCATTTCACAAAATCCGGGCGCATAGCCCACCGGGTCATGGTCTCGCGGGACGAGGCGAAAATACCGTCCATTTCATCCGTTTTTCAGGGAGCGGACTGGCACGAAAGAGAGTGCCGGGATTTC
This window harbors:
- a CDS encoding NADH-quinone oxidoreductase subunit C → MMGKDFNLPVSPLMVGKGNPAVSGVNFNVFLLADDIVEAAEAMLQQGYHLENIDAVDVTEGLLVTYHYAHFTKSGRIAHRVMVSRDEAKIPSISSVFQGADWHERECRDFHGLEFSGHPNLLPLLLDPEIPCGVLLKDDSSRKALKEVLSPGEIVFKADGFNLFDKEEPAPEQAEGQEQ